In Primulina huaijiensis isolate GDHJ02 chromosome 4, ASM1229523v2, whole genome shotgun sequence, a genomic segment contains:
- the LOC140975881 gene encoding uncharacterized protein, producing the protein MAPTRRTNQDTSRIQEKNNTHLSGAGGPPPTGPRPTINLTPEDLAKIVSDAVEAALAKKPLVNHSTRPEQEQGHAQKEQEEARRGEERESSAGSKSPTVAEELEELRKKVRVLEGQVVSKCNAQIVKGCPFSDAIIREPLPGHFKSAKIKDYDGSSDPEEHLARFENMAMLHCYGDQIKCKVFLTTLIDSAQRWFEGLTPQSIHCFEDFQKVFLHQFSSSKKYKKTAFSLFEVKQGQDETLRAYIKKFNRVALEVSACAPETKVTAFMQRLWEGDFFRSLTKKLPVDFEDLLSRAEKYINMEEAQNQKRETLKRSRGDRVVRPEERAHKKNCPGHFSHVPLRIARDREIQECSSDIAPSPSLMARAPRPEKKGFCTLHKECSHNTNECQTLRKEFSRCSTPASHPLRDKFRQPPWLSRRPGPNTPQKSTDTPSGSRREDTSSREEKSRQAERKGPSPSRGEIKMISGGSTDGDSNRTRKARSRRECLEVDGSGRNEPAISFGPKDLRGVSPPHNDALVIQARVANYDVLRVFVDNDSSVNVIFKQALVQMDLHEYQLEAVETALFGFAGHAVYPEGEITLPLTLGTGDLRKTVMTVFTVVDASSSYNIILGMPAMNEMRAVASTYHQKIKFPVRERVGEVKGDQPSS; encoded by the coding sequence ATGGCTCCTACCAGAAGGACGAACCAAGACACCTCTCGAATCCAGGAAAAAAATAACACTCATCTTTCTGGTGCAGGTGGCCCGCCACCCACTGGTCCCCGGCCTACTATTAACTTGACACCGGAGGACTTGGCTAAAATTGTATCCGATGCCGTGGAAGCAGCCTTGGCAAAAAAGCCCCTTGTTAATCATTCTACTCGGCCCGAACAAGAACAGGGGCATGCACAAAAGGAGCAGGAGGAAGCAAGAAGGGGGGAGGAGAGGGAGTCAAGTGCAGGCTCTAAGTCTCCCACTGTGGCAGAAGAATTGGAAGAGTTGAGAAAGAAGGTGAGAGTGTTGGAAGGGCAAGTTGTTTCTAAGTGCAATGCTCAAATTGTCAAGGGTTGCCCATTCTCTGATGCCATCATCCGGGAACCACTTCCCGGGCATTTCAAGTCAGCCAAGATTAAGGACTATGATGGAAGTTCAGACCCTGAAGAACATCTTGCCAGATTCGAAAACATGGCCATGCTACACTGTTATGGGGATCAAATTAAATGCAAAGTATTTCTGACAACCTTGATAGACTCAGCCCAGAGATGGTTTGAAGGGCTAACACCTCAAAGCATTCattgctttgaagattttcaaaaggtATTCTTGCATCAGTTTAGCagcagcaagaaatacaagaagactgcCTTTAGTCTATTTGAGGTGAAGCAGGGCCAAGATGAAACTCTGAGAGCCTACATCAAGAAGTTTAATCGAGTAGCTTTGGAGGTCTCCGCCTGTGCTCCAGAGACAAAAGTCACAGCTTTTATGCAAAGATTGTGGGAGGGAGATTTCTTCCGATCCCTGACCAAAAAATTGCCCGTGGACTTTGAAGATCTTttatcccgggcagaaaaataTATCAACATGGAAGAGGCGCAAAATCAAAAAAGAGAGACCTTGAAAAGATCGAGGGGAGACCGGGTTGTTAGACCCGAGGAGAGAGCCCACAAGAAAAATTGTCCTGGACATTTCTCTCATGTACCGTTGAGAATTGCCCGGGATCGAGAGATTCAGGAATGCAGTTCAGACATAGCCCCGTCTCCAAGTTTGATGGCACGGGCACCAAGACCAGAGAAAAAAGGGTTCTGCACCCTTCACAAAGAGTGTTCTCATAACACGAATGAATGCCAAACTTTAAGAAAAGAATTCAGTAGATGTTCTACGCCAGCATCTCATCCTCTTCGAGACAAGTTTAGACAGCCACCTTGGTTGTCTCGACGCCCCGGACCTAATACTCCTCAAAAGTCAACAGACACTCCGAGTGGAAGTAGAAGGGAAGACACGAGTTCCCGGGAAGAAAAGAGTAGACAAGCAGAGAGGAAGGGCCCTTCCCCAAGCCGAGgagaaataaaaatgatttcggGAGGGTCCACAGATGGTGATTCCAACCGGACTCGGAAGGCAAGGAGCAGAAGAGAGTGCTTGGAGGTTGATGGGAGTGGGAGAAATGAGCCAGCGATCAGCTTTGGCCCAAAAGACCTCAGGGGAGTCAGTCCACCCCACAATGATGCTCTTGTTATCCAAGCCCGAGTAGCTAATTATGATGTGTTAAGAGTATTTGTTGACAATGACAGCTCTGTCAATGTCATCTTTAAACAAGCATTGGTCCAAATGGATTTGCACGAATATCAGTTAGAGGCGGTTGAGACTGCCCTGTTTGGTTTTGCTGGACATGCCGTGTACCCTGAAGGGGAAATCACCCTGCCACTGACCTTGGGGACCGGGGATTTGAGGAAAACGGTGATGACAGTCTTTACAGTAGTGGATGCCTCGTCCTCATACAACATCATCTTGGGGATGCCAGCTATGAATGAGATGAGAGCTGTGGCCTCTACTTAtcatcaaaaaattaaatttcctgTACGCGAACGGGTCGGAGAAGTCAAGGGAGATCAACCTTCTTCTTGA